Proteins found in one Dermacentor silvarum isolate Dsil-2018 chromosome 8, BIME_Dsil_1.4, whole genome shotgun sequence genomic segment:
- the LOC119462899 gene encoding uncharacterized protein LOC119462899, with amino-acid sequence MEYLVELAKTEIAFPDDIRGLAKDFEQLSGVPGVIGCIDGTYINIRCPARKVRSTYINRHNDISMTLQAVCDHEKRFLDVTVGNPSKMHDAKIYRNSRLAARLPQICASGNYHILGDAAYPLRQYLLTPYRDYGKLTSQQKSFNARFSATRVRIENAFGDLSPLPAAFTPRLLCG; translated from the exons ATGGAGTATCTCGTGGAATTGGCAAAAACTGAGATAGCCTTCCCGGACGACATCCGGGGCCTGGCCAAAGATTTCGAGCAG TTGTCTGGAGTGCCGGGCGTCATCGGCTGCATCGATGGCACATACATCAATATTCGCTGTCCTGCCAGGAAGGTGCGGTCAACCTACATTAATCGGCATAATGATATTTCCATGACGCTGCAAGCAGTTTGCGACCACGAGAAACGGTTCCTCGACGTTACTGTGGGAAACCCCAGTAAAATGCACGATGCCAAGATATACAGAAATTCTCGGTTGGCAGCAAGACTCCCTCAGATATGCGCATCGGGTAACTACCATATCCTGGGAGATGCTGCTTACCCGTTGCGGCAGTATCTACTCACTCCATACAGAGATTACGGAAAACTCACAAGTCAACAAAAAAGCTTCAATGCAAGGTTTTCAGCAACAAGAGTGCGCATTGAAAATGCATTCGGAGATTTGAGCCCGCTTCCGGCAGCTTTTACACCTCGACTTCTTTGTGGTTGA
- the LOC119462555 gene encoding LOW QUALITY PROTEIN: uncharacterized protein LOC119462555 (The sequence of the model RefSeq protein was modified relative to this genomic sequence to represent the inferred CDS: deleted 1 base in 1 codon) has protein sequence MVRDRLSPYLEGRGFFAATMFGFHPHMSAQDVLLQLHRDVTRPTTMQHNDKAIVALYLKGAFDNAKHGSILANLNSTDCDAKTYAYVRDFLSKRQALLWIEDEEYAPYTMGTRGTPQEAVLSPLLFNIAMVRLPSQLARVESIQHSVYTDDITIWTTEGSLGEMEDRLQRAASIAEAYAIDCGLQCAPAKSELLHVRANPNDRSAIHISLSGGPIREVNELRILGLFIHHRLRPDSSIAKLKRVGEQVGRMIHRVSNKRGGLRGRDALRLVHAFVTSRILYAVPYIRTTKQEDERIDAIIRKATKRALDLPVAISNAKLKALGVLNSYQELREVHLVNQYTQLMQTAHGRRLLNRLHIQHACTPKEAERIPELWRHMLWVSPLPRNMDTDTHESRHARARALERQHGSRPGVYYVDVAEPSPAGFYTAAVVHREKHVDGHSFRAQNSARAEEVAIALAAAVPNSRIIITDSRKACDHYLTGEISPVASQILRRAAIDPTPKRIIWAPGHQGLRGNEAADAAARALTHRAPHPSSSSSEANLPLLRFREIIRHYSDNHRLFPTPAKGLSKAEERTLRRLQTGTLLCPAIIKHFDPDTDERCPHCGETCDIFHMVCACAKNPDLPPFPYPSRDAWETALLNCSSLESQRSLVKRAQDGPRHAVSMTRDADHVAGHSVAPKLSLLDK, from the exons ATGGTACGGGATCGCCTCTCTCCATACCTGGAGGGCAGGGGCTTCTTTGCAGCCACCATGTTCGGATTTCACCCGCACATGTCTGCACAGGACGTCCTCCTCCAGCTGCACAGGGACGTAACACGACCCACAACTATGCAACACAATGACAAAGCCATCGTCGCCCTTTATCTTAAAGGGGCTTTCGACAATGCTAAACACGGTAGCATCCTGGCCAACTTAAATTCCACCGATTGTGACGCTAAAACCTACGCATATGTAAGAGATTTCCTCTCTAAGCGCCAGGCTCTTCTTTGGATCGAGGACGAGGAATATGCCCCTTACACGATGGGAACACGGGGTACCCCTCAGGAAGCGGTGTTATCACCGCTCCTGTTTAACATAGCTATGGTGCGCCTCCCAAGCCAATTGGCCCGGGTGGAAAGCATTCAACACTCGGTATATACAGATGATATTACAATCTGGACCACCGAGGGGAGCCTTGGGGAAATGGAGGACCGCCTTCAGCGGGCCGCTTCCATAGCCGAGGCGTATGCCATCGACTGTGGGCTCCAATGTGCTCCAGCCAAATCAGAACTTCTGCATGTCAGAGCGAACCCAAATGATAGGTCAGCAATACACATCTCTCTGTCGGGAGGTCCTATCAGAGAGGTGAATGAGCTCCGGATTCTGGGCCTGTTCATTCACCACAGACTCAGACCGGACTCCTCTATTGCGAAACTCAAGAGAGTAGGCGAACAGGTAGGGCGCATGATACACCGTGTTTCCAACAAGCGGGGCGGTCTTCGAGGCAGGGATGCGCTTCGGCTAGTCCATGCCTTCGTGACTAGCCGGATCCTCTACGCCGTGCCATACATTCGCACTACTAAGCAAGAAGACGAGCGAATAGACGCCATCATCCGCAAAGCAACTAAGCGAGCCCTAGATCTCCCGGTGGCTATCTCTAACGCAAAACTCAAGGCGCTGGGGGTGCTCAACTCCTACCAGGAGTTGCGGGAGGTCCACCTCGTGAACCAATACACGCAGCTCATGCAGACAGCCCACGGGCGCCGCCTGCTCAACCGCTTACACATCCAACACGCTTGCACTCCAAAGGAGGCGGAGCGTATTCCAGAACTGTGGCGCCATATGCTCTGGGTCTCTCCGCTCCCTCGTAACATGGACACCGACACGCACGAAAGCAGACATGCGCGGGCTCGGGCGCTTGAGAGACAACATGGTTCTCGACCTGGTGTATACTATGTAGACGTAGCGGAGCCGTCGCCCGCGGGATTTTACACGGCCGCCGTCGTTCACCGGGAAAAGCACGTTGATGGGCACTCCTTCCGAGCCCAAAATTCAGCGCGAGCTGAGGAAGTAGCGATAGCACTTGCTGCCGCGGTCCCCAATTCGAGAATCATCATCACGGACTCCCGTAAAGCATGTGATCATTACTTGACAGGGGAGATCTCCCCCGTAGCCAGTCAAATTCTAAGACGGGCTGCCATTGACCCAACACCGAAACGTATTATTTGGGCTCCTGGCCACCAGGGCTTACGAGGTAATGAGGCCGCTGACGCGGCTGCCCGAGCGCTTACCCACCGCGCTCCTCACCCTAGCTCTTCTAGCTCGGAGGCAAACCTACCGCTGCTGCGGTTCAGGGAAATTATAAGACATTATAGCGATAACCACCGCCTTTTTCCGACTCCTGCAAAGGGGCTGAGTAAGGCGGAGGAGCGAACTTTAAGGCGCCTGCAGACAGGTACTCTACTCTGTCCTGCAATCATCAAACATTTCGATCCCGACACGGATGAGCGGTGCCCGCACTGTGGGGAGACCTGTGATATCTTTCACATGGTGTGCGCATGTGCTAAAAATCCCGACCTCCCCCCCTTCCCCTACCCT TCCCGAGACGCATGGGAGACTGCCCTCCTCAACTGCTCCTCGCTGGAGTCCCAACGATCTCTAGTGAAACGGGCGCAAGACGGGCCTCGTCATGCGGTGTCCATGACTAGGGACGCCGACCATGTAGCGGGGCACTCTGTGGCCCCCAAACTCTCTCTATTagacaaataa